In a genomic window of Thiosocius teredinicola:
- a CDS encoding NmrA family NAD(P)-binding protein, producing the protein MDLERTANLPVTGVPTLTSSHQRIDEDDRMNPQTQHLVIGATGKTGSRVLKGLRELGFAPKGASRNGDVAFDWDDPTTWITALNGIDAVYLTYYPDLAVAKAPEDISKFCALAKMKGVKHITVLSGRAEPAAQVCENIIKQSGIGWTVIRASWFNQNFSEGLFRQFVMDGKIALPVTDITEPFVDIDDIAEIAIASLTEEKHIGQLYEVTGPDLISFGDIADKFTRHLNREIRFESISMDEFERRLNQSGVPQGVIEALVYLFGEVLDGRSESTTDGVERALGRPATGFDEYIRRNRQFFATAARA; encoded by the coding sequence ATGGATCTCGAACGTACGGCAAATCTGCCGGTCACCGGCGTACCTACACTGACCTCGTCACATCAACGAATAGACGAGGACGACAGGATGAATCCGCAAACTCAGCATTTGGTCATCGGCGCTACTGGCAAGACCGGTTCCCGCGTATTGAAAGGTCTCCGGGAGCTCGGCTTCGCGCCCAAAGGAGCGAGTCGCAATGGCGACGTAGCGTTCGATTGGGACGATCCGACGACCTGGATAACGGCACTCAACGGCATCGACGCCGTTTACCTCACCTACTATCCGGATTTGGCGGTTGCAAAAGCTCCTGAAGACATCTCGAAGTTTTGTGCATTGGCGAAAATGAAAGGGGTCAAGCACATCACGGTACTCTCCGGTCGTGCCGAGCCAGCCGCACAGGTTTGTGAAAACATTATCAAGCAGTCAGGTATCGGCTGGACCGTCATAAGGGCATCCTGGTTCAATCAGAACTTCAGCGAGGGTCTTTTCCGTCAGTTCGTGATGGATGGCAAGATCGCACTGCCCGTCACCGACATTACCGAGCCGTTTGTCGACATCGACGATATTGCGGAAATCGCCATCGCTTCACTGACCGAGGAAAAGCACATTGGGCAGCTGTACGAAGTCACTGGCCCCGATCTGATCAGCTTTGGCGATATCGCAGACAAATTCACCAGGCACCTGAATAGAGAGATCCGCTTTGAATCGATCTCAATGGACGAGTTCGAACGCCGACTGAATCAATCCGGGGTGCCACAGGGCGTTATCGAAGCACTCGTTTACCTGTTCGGCGAAGTACTCGATGGCCGTAGTGAATCCACCACAGACGGCGTAGAAAGGGCTTTGGGCCGGCCTGCAACCGGCTTCGACGAGTACATTCGGCGCAACCGTCAGTTTTTCGCAACGGCGGCTCGAGCATGA